From Halobacterium sp. R2-5, the proteins below share one genomic window:
- a CDS encoding putative quinol monooxygenase yields the protein MIVLHATFPINPERREDALELADHLVEQSNEEAGVIDYRAAVDVQDEHVIRFFEQYEDAAAVDAHEESEHFQRFEDELPDLLAGEPEVLQFDVDDVTELGL from the coding sequence GTGATCGTACTCCACGCGACCTTCCCGATCAACCCGGAGCGCCGCGAGGACGCGCTCGAACTCGCCGACCACCTCGTCGAACAGTCGAACGAGGAGGCGGGAGTCATCGACTACCGCGCCGCCGTCGATGTCCAGGACGAGCACGTGATTCGGTTCTTCGAGCAGTACGAGGACGCGGCCGCCGTGGACGCCCACGAGGAGAGCGAGCACTTCCAGCGCTTCGAGGACGAGCTCCCCGACCTGCTCGCGGGCGAGCCCGAGGTCCTGCAGTTCGACGTCGACGACGTCACCGAACTCGGCCTGTAG